GCAGGAAGAAAGGTGGGCTCAAAGTCCATATGCTCATTGATGCACACGCTGATACCCCTGCGTTTGTAAAGATCAGCGAAGCCAAATGTCATGATAAAACTTTTATTCAATACCTAAACCTTCCCGAGCATAGTATGGTGGTGTTTGACAGGGCTTATAACCATTACCTCCAATTTGCTAAATTTACAGGCAAGAAGATCAATTTTGTATGTAGATTGAAGAAAAATGCAGTGTATGACATCATAGAACAAACATATTGTAAAGAACTGAACGACACAGAATATGGTGTCTTGAAAGAAGAACACATACACCTTAAATACAAGGACAACGGAGAAGAAAAAGCGTTGTGCTTGAGGAAAGTCACGTACAAAGACGAAAAAGGAAGGGTATATGAGTTTATCACCAATAACTTTGAAATAAAAAGAGAAGAAGTAGCTTATATATATAAACTCTGGTGGAATATAGAGCTCCTGTTCAAGAAATTGAAACAAAATTTTCAATTGCACTTTTTCTATTCAGAAACAGAAAACGGGATAAAGACACAAATATGGTGCACATTGATAGCACAATTACTACTCCTGATACTAAAAGTAAAATCCGAAACAAAAAAGCCTTCTCTACAGTGGCAGCATTGGTGAGGATCCATATGATAAGCCTCATAGATGTAATCTGGATGGTTGAAAACAGCCGCAGAACTTATGTAAAAGCCACAAAGACAAAAAATAAATCACCCTGTCCTCAATTATCGATCTTTTAAAATATGGGGGTACTAAAGGAAGTCTTAAACAATGGTCATTGACAGTCAGTTGTTTATAGGTGAAATTTGATGAATTATAATTTAAGTCGGTTAATAGTGATTGATTTTATTAATTTTAATACTTGGTTGTTTCAAATAAAATTGACAAAATATTTATTGTCCCACAACTCAAATGATTCAGAAATATTTGCTAAAAAAGAAATTGAAGAAATGACAATACCTGAATATATTGAAAGTATAAATGCCTGGAAAAACAGAGGGTAACTTAGAGTATGTTTAAATTTATATTGCTTTATAATCAATGTATTATGAACCTGACCTAAAAATGATAGCACTATATATTTCACTTGCCGCCTCTAATGAAGTTTTAAGACCGTTTACCTCCGGCCTGTAAACAAAGTATTGGCATTTCTCTGACCATAGTCGTATTTCAGGAAGCTGAGGGTGCTTGATTTGACTCCTATGAAAAAACTATACACTCCATTGGATGGTGCCCAGGTAAAATTCATCTGCCAGCAATGGAGGTCTCTGGCAAAACTAAAATAGGGATAAACAAAAGATTTTGATTTAAAATCATAAGCTATATTACCTATATTCATATTCCAGTTTTTGGTCAGAGGGATAGATCCTGAAATGTTGATCGAATGACTTTGGACAAAAAAAGTATCCTTAGATTTTAATCTGGCAATATCGAAGTTGAAGGCATGTGAGATATTAAAATTTTCAAACCACTGAGCCAATGAAGTTTCTTTTTCAGCCTCTTTTTCTTCAGATGGAGGATCAGGATTCTGTCCGGCACTTCTGTCCTGCGAAGGGGATCTTGATGGTTGGGACGACTGCTGAGGTAAAGGAGTAGCATTTTTTTGTTTGGCCCCTGAAAATATCTCTCTGATACGACCGAATGATATGCTGGTAGAAAACTGCCCCGAGAAATTGACAAATTCGATAGGCCGTTTTTTATTGTCCCAAACGGTTTCCTTGGTCCTTCTGTTGTTGACATCATACACATATGGACTATAGGTAGCCCTGAAATTAAAATTGGTAAGTCCTTTGAGCACAGTGGTATTTCCCGAAACAAAAATATCACTGAATTTAAATGAATCTGCAATAAAATTGTATGTACCATTGACACTAATATTGTCAAATAGACGTACAATTTTTTCCGTGGAATCTTTTTTAGACCAGTGTTTGGCTTCAAAAATATTGGTGATGCCGTAGCTGATACCCCCTTGTTCTTCGAAGCCCTGCAGTTTACCAAAAGGACTATTGCTGAAAATGCTGTAAGTTCTGGGATTGTTGAACTGCGGTCGGGTATCAGTATTTACAATCGCTTCGTATCTTTCTTTGTTTCCTGGCTGATAGTAAAAACTCACATTAGATTTTGCCACATGCCTGACACCCCGTATCAATCCCTTACTCCATTTTTTTGTAAAAAATCTCTGTGTATTGAGTGAAATGGCGGCTGTAAAATTGCGGTGGGCATTAAAACCTGAAGTAAATGATTCGGTCGGTGCTTTGAATCCCAAAGTATCCCTGGTGATGGCTTCCCTGATGACACTATCAGGATTGAATGTAAGATTGTATTTTTTCAATAACCAAGTTTCATCAAAGTTGACTGAAGGAGATATGTTTATATATGTAAATAATCTCGTATTGAAGCTTAATGAAGCACGCTGTTGTAAACCTGTCTGTATATCCTGCAGTGTCTGATTGGTAAATAAGGTAGTATCTGTGGTTTTTACAAAATTTCTGAACTCTGAGCTATAGGTCAAAGCAATATTGTCAGACCACACTTCTTTAGTGCTGTTTTTGCGTTTGAAGGGATAGATCGTATTCATCCTGAGACTCATATTGGGAAGAGTGATATCCATGACACGGGTCTGTGTATTCTGACTATGTCTGAATTCAGCATTGAACCTGAATGGTGTCCCGGGCATATCATGCGATAATGTAAAATTGGACGAATATGTATTGTTCAGTGCAGCAGCGGGGTTTTCAAATGTCCTCTGATCATATCTGTTGGTCTGGATATTGATTGAGCCACCTAAATTTCTATAAGGATGAGCCTTTGAATCCTGCCTGTGACTTATACTAATAGAAAATGATTTGGCTGAGACCTTTGAACCATCCTGATCATTGTCCCTGATGTTGTTGGAATAGCCGAAGAGCACATTGCCCGAATATCCATACCTTTTTTTATAAGTAGTATTGACACGAACACCATGTGATCCTCTGGTGTAGATATCACCTGTCAAGCGCATATCCATATGTTCATTGATCGGCCAGTAATATCCTACTTCCCTGAATCCTAAGCCGAGTTGATCATTGTATTCATAACTTGAAGGGAAGATCAAACCCGAAGATTTACCCTGTATAAGTGGGAAGAAACCGAAAGGCAGAATCAGAGGTGTAGGAATTTTGGCTATTTCAAGTTGTGCCATACTCATGACTGCGACTTTATTGGGAACAAATTTGCCGCGGCTTGCTTTGATGCCGAAATGCGGAGGGTCATGCGTACAGGTGGTGATGATGGCATCTTCATTAAAAATCTCATCATCACTTTTTACACCTGATGTATCTGTAGCACCGGTAACAAATTTTGTTTTGTCACCTACGATATTAAATTCACCTTGCTGTGAGATCGCATGGTCCACCAATCCTTTTTTGGATTTGAAATTGTATTTTATTTTTCTGTATGTAAATGTATTGTCACCATCAGAAAAAGATGGTTTTTCTGGATTTATTCTGACTTTAATACTGTCTTTGGTGTGGAATCCTTCTATCAGATTATTGGCAAAGTCGATGACCATATAGTTGGCAGATAACTTAATTTTTTGATACTCGACTTTTGCACCTCCGTATAGGTGTATTCTGTCATTGACCAGGTCCACATGAGATGAATCCTGAGCCTCATAAAGGACTTCATCATCCAGAGCGTCCTTAGAAATTTTGTAATCAGCAACTGAATTGCCCGGTAAGGAATCTCTCAATCCGGTAAGTGAATCTCTTTCAGATACAGAATTTACAAAATCTTTTGGGACAATTTTAGAAAAATTTGATTTTAAAGTATCAATTGGAACGATTATTGTATCAGATATATTAGAATTATTTTGAATACGTAATTGCCGGTTATTTTGGGTAAATGAAATTTCCAAAATACACATTAAATAAAATGATACTATATAAATTACTCTATTCAAATAAATTATGAATTATATATAAAATTAATTTAATACATTTACATTTTCAAACGGACAAAAATACACCAATGGTCTCAGAATTCATTCAAAAGAACGTCACAATCTTACGGATATTGCTATTAATAACGGGATTGATCTATTATGTGTCTTCTACAATGCGGGCATCTGATGTTAATTATTTGCTAAATTCAGCTCCACTTTCTGGAGATAAAGTGGTTTTAAAAAATAAATCAGAAGCTCCGGCGTTGAATTATTCAAAGCACAATTTACCCAAGAAAAAAGGTATCAGGGTAGTCATCGACGCAGGTCACGGAGGGCATGACAGCGGTGCTGTGGGCAAAAACTCTTTGGAAAAAGACCTCGTTCTCAAGATGGCTTTAAAAGCAGGTGGCATTATTGAGAAAAGATTTCCAGATGTTGAGGTATTCCAGACTAGGACATCTGATGTTTTCATTCCGCTGTTCAGAAGGATTCAATACGCAAATGAGTTGAATGCGGATATATTTATTTCAGTACATTGCAACTATATCAGCAATCCTAAAACAAGAGGCACAGAAACCTTTGTCCTCGGACTCAACAGAGCAGCTGACAATCTTGAAGTGGCCAAGCGTGAAAATGCTTCTATGCTCCTGGAGCAGAATTATCAGGCAAACTATGAGGGATTTGATCCCAACTCTGCTGAAGGGCACATTGTGACTTCTATGTACCAGAACAATTACCTTGAAAAGAGTATCGAACTTGCTGCAAACATAGAAGATCAGTTTGGTCAGCGTCATTTGAGTAAGAGCAGAGGAGTTAAACAGGCTGGATTTGCCGTATTGCGTCGGTCCAGTATGCCGGCAGTACTGCTTGAAGCGGGATTTCTGAGCAACGAAATAGAAGAAGCTTTTCTCCTATCTGATGAAGGACAAAATGCCATAGCAGAATCCATTTCCAAAGCATTTGAGACATTTTACAATAATAACCTAACCAAAAATTCAGAGATCAACAATAAAGTTCAAAACCTGTCAGAGATCGTGGCAGACAACGGCCTCAGAAAAAATCAGCAAATTCAAACGGGTAAAACACCTCCAGCTAATCAAAAGGTAGTAGTTGAAAGCTCAGACTTGCCTATGCAAAAATTTAAGGTACAAATTGCCGCCATCAAAGGAGAAAATATCGACATGGATAGCGAGGAAATTAGAAAAATAGGTGCCCTGACTGTCAAAAAAGCTCCTGAAATCAATAAATACATGGTCGGGGATTTTGTTAGCAGAGCATCTGCTGAAATAGCCCGTGAAAAACTCAAAAACCTTGGATACACAGGAGCCTTTCTTGTGGCTTTGGTGGACTGATCTTATACTAAACAGAAAATTGATTGCGTAAATTTATAATCATAATTATTTAATTTACAATATATTATGATTGATATTTTTCGAAGAATATTTTTTGTTCACTATATATTTATCCGGAAAAATATTGCGTTTTGCATTGATACGTATCCGTACAACATGCCAGCGATGAGATTTGGATGCTCAGGTTTCAGTTCGACATCCAAAATCCATTAATGCTTTAGTCCTTTAATAAATATGTACATGTTGCACTTTTGGCAAATGTAGAAAGGTCAGTAATAACTGTATAGCTTTCGGTTAACTGCATTTGTTTTGCACTTGCTTTGAAATATATGCCGCAAAAATAAATCTATTGCACCCATATAAACTATTCTTCTGTGTACTACATATAGCCTCTCAAAAGCACTCACTCTGAATATCAAGTAATTGAAAAATAAAACATAAAAAGTAATTCCAATTGCGCAGAATTATGTGGATAACTTTTTTTACACCCCACTTTTTTAACCACTTCTGAGCAATGTGGGTTAAAATCAATACATTATGAACCTGACTTCAGAATAATCGACTTTTTAGTTCAGCAGCCTGACAAGCACAGACCGTCTCATTCTTGTATTTATACCATCAATACTTCGTTCCAACTCTTTGAAACGTTTTGTTTCGTTTATCAGCACATAAATAATGGGTAAAGTCCATTTACCTCCAATCAGTTCCATTGTTCGGGTAATAGGACATTGAGATAAATCTGACTTTTTTTTATTTGCCATAATCATTTATTTTTCAGTATTACACTACTTTATATTACTACTTTCCATTTTAGTAACTACTTGCAAAAGTAAAGTATGAGATGTATGTTTGCAAAAAATATAAAATAAAATGACGAAAGTTTTTTCAACTTTAACGTTCAATAAAGAGAAGATATTAAAAAATAGATTGGTAGTTGCACCAATGACGACGCAGCAAAGCAATCCAGATGGTAGTATCAGTAAAACCGAAGCGGATTGGCTTACAAGACTTTCAGAAGACGGCTTTGGAATGGTCATTTCTTGTGCAGCATCTATATCTGACACAGCTACCACATTTTACAACCAATTGAGTTTGGCACATGATAAGTTTATCCCTGACCTGAAAAAATTGGCTGATAAAATGAAAATAAACGGAAGTATTAATATCATTCAACTGTGCCACGCAGGTTCCAGAGCCGTTGAAGCACTCACAGGTGAAAAACCTCATAGTGCAAGTAGTTATGATTTACCAATGATTCCAGGATTTGTTCCACCTATTGCTTTAACAAAAAATCAGATTGAGCAAATTGTTGCTGACTTTGCCAACGCTTGTGCAAGGGCAGAAAAGGCAGGTTTTGATGGTATAGAAATTCACGGAGCAAATGGATATTTGTTCACACAATTCATGAGCACGATGACAAATTTGCGCACAGATGAGTATGGCGGAAGTTTGGAGAACAGAGCAAGGTTTTCAAGAGAAGTCATCAAGGCTTGTCGTAATACAGTTTCCCAAAATTTCATTATTGGTTTCAGAATAAGTTTTGAAGGTGCTGGTTTAGAAACAGGTTTGGATATTGACGAAAACATTCAAATTGCCAACTGGCTTTTGGAAGACAGTATTGATTATATTCATTCCTCGCAAATGCACTATGCTGTAAATACAACAAAGTATCCCGAAAAATCAACCATTGAATATTTAAGGAAAAATTTAAACCAAAAACTTCCTTTGGTCATTCCGGGAAGCATTTCAAGTATTCAAGATGCAGAAAAAGCAATGGAAATGGGTGCCGACATTATTGCCATTGGAAGAGCAGCCATTGGCAATAAAAACCTTCCCTATCATTTTGAAAACAGGCAGCCCCTTCCCAATCATACACCTTTTACTGAAAGTCACTTGAGGAAAATTGGTGTTGGTGAAGGACTGATTGACTATGTGAAAAACGCTCCACCTTTAAGAAGTTTAAATATTGTTCAACAATAAATCTCACTCGAAATGAATATAAACGCAATCATTGCTCAATATGATTTACAGACAAGTTGGTTTCTGAACGCTTTGGAAAATATTTCAGAAGAAGAAAGTAATATGCCATTTGCTGAAAATCTAAATTCCATAAAATGGGTGGCAGGACATTTGGCAGACGCAAGAATGACAATT
The sequence above is drawn from the Saprospiraceae bacterium genome and encodes:
- a CDS encoding IS4 family transposase encodes the protein MTVKDNSKKLVGQPIFKQLIDFIPKDKFAVLALTHKTDKHYRSFPAWTQLITMLFGIFSRCDSMGEICDGMMGMQGKLNHLGLKSSPARSTAGDGLRERDNVFFEKLYFELLQHFKPILSVSRINNVSFSDLFIFDSSTIRLFSDIMKGVGRNPKDDGRKKGGLKVHMLIDAHADTPAFVKISEAKCHDKTFIQYLNLPEHSMVVFDRAYNHYLQFAKFTGKKINFVCRLKKNAVYDIIEQTYCKELNDTEYGVLKEEHIHLKYKDNGEEKALCLRKVTYKDEKGRVYEFITNNFEIKREEVAYIYKLWWNIELLFKKLKQNFQLHFFYSETENGIKTQIWCTLIAQLLLLILKVKSETKKPSLQWQHW
- a CDS encoding LPS-assembly protein LptD; the encoded protein is MEISFTQNNRQLRIQNNSNISDTIIVPIDTLKSNFSKIVPKDFVNSVSERDSLTGLRDSLPGNSVADYKISKDALDDEVLYEAQDSSHVDLVNDRIHLYGGAKVEYQKIKLSANYMVIDFANNLIEGFHTKDSIKVRINPEKPSFSDGDNTFTYRKIKYNFKSKKGLVDHAISQQGEFNIVGDKTKFVTGATDTSGVKSDDEIFNEDAIITTCTHDPPHFGIKASRGKFVPNKVAVMSMAQLEIAKIPTPLILPFGFFPLIQGKSSGLIFPSSYEYNDQLGLGFREVGYYWPINEHMDMRLTGDIYTRGSHGVRVNTTYKKRYGYSGNVLFGYSNNIRDNDQDGSKVSAKSFSISISHRQDSKAHPYRNLGGSINIQTNRYDQRTFENPAAALNNTYSSNFTLSHDMPGTPFRFNAEFRHSQNTQTRVMDITLPNMSLRMNTIYPFKRKNSTKEVWSDNIALTYSSEFRNFVKTTDTTLFTNQTLQDIQTGLQQRASLSFNTRLFTYINISPSVNFDETWLLKKYNLTFNPDSVIREAITRDTLGFKAPTESFTSGFNAHRNFTAAISLNTQRFFTKKWSKGLIRGVRHVAKSNVSFYYQPGNKERYEAIVNTDTRPQFNNPRTYSIFSNSPFGKLQGFEEQGGISYGITNIFEAKHWSKKDSTEKIVRLFDNISVNGTYNFIADSFKFSDIFVSGNTTVLKGLTNFNFRATYSPYVYDVNNRRTKETVWDNKKRPIEFVNFSGQFSTSISFGRIREIFSGAKQKNATPLPQQSSQPSRSPSQDRSAGQNPDPPSEEKEAEKETSLAQWFENFNISHAFNFDIARLKSKDTFFVQSHSINISGSIPLTKNWNMNIGNIAYDFKSKSFVYPYFSFARDLHCWQMNFTWAPSNGVYSFFIGVKSSTLSFLKYDYGQRNANTLFTGRR
- a CDS encoding helix-turn-helix transcriptional regulator; this translates as MANKKKSDLSQCPITRTMELIGGKWTLPIIYVLINETKRFKELERSIDGINTRMRRSVLVRLLN
- a CDS encoding tRNA-dihydrouridine synthase, with amino-acid sequence MTKVFSTLTFNKEKILKNRLVVAPMTTQQSNPDGSISKTEADWLTRLSEDGFGMVISCAASISDTATTFYNQLSLAHDKFIPDLKKLADKMKINGSINIIQLCHAGSRAVEALTGEKPHSASSYDLPMIPGFVPPIALTKNQIEQIVADFANACARAEKAGFDGIEIHGANGYLFTQFMSTMTNLRTDEYGGSLENRARFSREVIKACRNTVSQNFIIGFRISFEGAGLETGLDIDENIQIANWLLEDSIDYIHSSQMHYAVNTTKYPEKSTIEYLRKNLNQKLPLVIPGSISSIQDAEKAMEMGADIIAIGRAAIGNKNLPYHFENRQPLPNHTPFTESHLRKIGVGEGLIDYVKNAPPLRSLNIVQQ
- a CDS encoding N-acetylmuramoyl-L-alanine amidase is translated as MVSEFIQKNVTILRILLLITGLIYYVSSTMRASDVNYLLNSAPLSGDKVVLKNKSEAPALNYSKHNLPKKKGIRVVIDAGHGGHDSGAVGKNSLEKDLVLKMALKAGGIIEKRFPDVEVFQTRTSDVFIPLFRRIQYANELNADIFISVHCNYISNPKTRGTETFVLGLNRAADNLEVAKRENASMLLEQNYQANYEGFDPNSAEGHIVTSMYQNNYLEKSIELAANIEDQFGQRHLSKSRGVKQAGFAVLRRSSMPAVLLEAGFLSNEIEEAFLLSDEGQNAIAESISKAFETFYNNNLTKNSEINNKVQNLSEIVADNGLRKNQQIQTGKTPPANQKVVVESSDLPMQKFKVQIAAIKGENIDMDSEEIRKIGALTVKKAPEINKYMVGDFVSRASAEIAREKLKNLGYTGAFLVALVD